One window of the Anopheles cruzii chromosome 2, idAnoCruzAS_RS32_06, whole genome shotgun sequence genome contains the following:
- the LOC128277720 gene encoding zinc finger protein 664-like, with the protein MSNSNCICRLCMAKGMEPESDFKLLNQNEDLLQMIRSFTTVEVILNANCQYFICSDCHNALRGFQAFRERCVMNDEIFRQKYRGHSVQPSNTPCNSYELKAMSSSLESDEFDSAHQVEEIIIEPAEDTYQEESEDDEYSPTVNRQQAPAKRNRNKAVATVSKSKLPCIQCGKMIARNNMKQHLLTHDPDRPKVFCSYCGKSFKDSARMQLHINSNHTLEKKYPCEICGKTYLRPNSLRDHVKTKHTNDKQYECSECGLMFNNWAKRWHHFKKEHTTAKPFACTYCDWAFKFKGDLTLHIRKHTGEKPFKCDICGKAFNKSYNVVIHKKSHRNSRLHITPA; encoded by the exons ATGAGCAATAGCAACTGCATTTGTCGCCTTTGCATGGCTAAAGGAATGGAGCCCGAATCCGattttaaacttttaaacCAAAACGAAGATTTGCTGCAAATGATTCGCTCGTTTACCACGGTTGAG GTAATTTTAAATGCCAACTGCCAGTACTTCATCTGCTCGGATTGCCACAACGCGTTGCGGGGCTTTCAAGCATTTAGAGAACGCTGTGTTATGAATGACGAAATTTTTCGGCAAAAATATCGCGGCCATTCTGTGCAACCCTCAAATACACCTTGCAACTCTTATGAGTTGAAAGCGATGAGTAGTTCGTTGGAAAGCGATGAGTTCGATAGCGCTCATCAGGTGGAAGAGATAATCATTGAACCTGCCGAGGACACATATCAGGAGGAGTCCGAAGATGACGAATATTCCCCAACGGTCAACCGGCAACAGGCTccggcgaaacggaacagaaacaAAGCTGTGGCAACGGTTAGCAAAAGCAAGCTTCCGTGTATTCAATGTGGCAAAATGATCGCGCGAAACAATATGAAACAACATCTGTTAACGCACGATCCTGACCGGCCCAAAGTGTTCTGTTCGTACTGCGGGAAATCGTTCAAAGATTCGGCTCGAATGCAGTTACACATAAACAGCAACCACACACTGGAGAAGAAATATCCCTGTGAAATTTGCGGAAAGACGTACCTTCGGCCAAATTCACTACGAGATCacgtaaaaacaaaacacaccaacgACAAACAATACGAGTGCAGCGAATGTGGCCTAATGTTCAACAACTGGGCCAAACGGTGGCACCATTTCAAGAAAGAGCACACAACTGCCAAACCGTTTGCCTGCACCTACTGCGATTGGGCGTTTAAATTCAA GGGGGATTTAACGTTGCACATCCGCAAGCACACAGGAGAGAAGCCCTTCAAATGTGACATCTGTGGAAAGGCCTTCAACAAGAGCTATAACGTCGTGATACATAAGAAATCGCATCGGAACTCCCGTTTGCATATAACTCCCGCTTAA
- the LOC128278535 gene encoding zinc finger protein 177-like codes for MPSLTICRLCLRDGPDDLNELKLSNTPLLQCIETFTSLKVFAEPIQHILIFICVHCEVLLTQFQEYRERCLKHNEIFKLRLRQSCSASDIDEKDVDLELIETVKLNESVASKWEQSETATNSKASRRSHSKSMLSGVSRRSQSRTIRISTAESDRKEVVENHKPVRKKIPTKPRMIACPQCGKMIVRGNMNKHLATHNPDRPKKSCSHCKKTFKDSQLLSVHINSHHTFERKYECDVCGVAYLRPNSLREHKLSRHSVEARYECKDCGMKFSNFSKKRHHYIAEHTTARPFACQYCDKAYKFKCDLTVHTRTHTGEKPFSCDICKKTFSKSYNVVIHKKSHHS; via the exons ATGCCAAGTCTAACTATCTGCCGACTGTGCCTGAGAGACGGACCGGACGATTTGAACGAGCTTAAGTTAAGTAACACACCCCTTCTACAGtgcattgaaacatttacATCGTTGAAG GTATTCGCTGAACCAATACAGCATATTTTGATATTCATATGCGTGCATTGCGAGGTTCTGTTGACGCAATTTCAAGAGTATCGTGAACGGTGTTTAAAACATAATGAGATATTTAAGCTGCGATTGCGGCAATCGTGTTCGGCAAGTGACATCGACGAAAAGGATGTGGACTTAGAACTAATAGAAACGGTGAAACTGAACGAGAGCGTTGCCTCGAAATGGGAGCAATCGGAAACAGCTACGAACAGCAAAGCCAGCAGGAGATCGCACAGCAAATCTATGCTCTCTGGTGTAAGTCGTAGGTCGCAAAGTCGCACTATACGTATCAGCACTGCGGAATCCGACCGAAAAGAGGTAGtcgaaaaccacaaaccagTAAGAAAGAAAATACCAACAAAGCCGCGGATGATTGCGTGCCCACAGTGTGGAAAGATGATTGTGCGCGGTAACATGAACAAGCACCTGGCCACGCACAATCCGGACCGTCCGAAGAAGAGCTGTTCGCACTGTAAAAAAACTTTTAAGGATTCGCAGCTCCTAAGCGTGCACATAAACAGTCATCACACGTTCGAAAGAAAATACGAATGCGATGTATGCGGAGTGGCCTACCTTCGGCCGAACTCGCTGCGAGAGCACAAACTTTCAAGACATTCCGTGGAGGCACGGTACGAGTGCAAGGATTGTGGCATgaagttttccaacttttccaaAAAAAGACATCACTACATTGCGGAGCACACGACTGCGAGACCTTTCGCTTGCCAGTACTGTGACAAGGCTTACAAGTTTAA GTGTGATCTAACTGTCCACACTAGGACCcataccggcgaaaaaccCTTCTCGTGCGACATCTGTAAAAAGACATTCAGTAAAAGCTATAACGTTGTTATACATAAGAAATCCCATCATAGTTAG
- the LOC128277721 gene encoding UPF0545 protein C22orf39 homolog: MTIHEAATIKPKTPEEEEVFKNLWSIRPCYLYNEEYDDCTSIKARFHQYFIHGESIDCNQWKRDYANCTRFEKNPTDTKSALELIQSEASRREERMRAHYSNNVWTKRTAPPEDWSKPLPEHMLKEYEGSYLAAKAKELRGGPQTADSDSFSCSIM; the protein is encoded by the exons ATGACCATACACGAAGCGGCTACGATCAAACCAAAAACGCCGGAGGAAGAGGAAGTGTTCAAAAATCTGTGGTCG ATACGACCGTGTTACTTATATAATGAGGAGTACGACGATTGTACCAGCATCAAAGCGCGATTCCATCAGTATTTCATCCACGGTGAATCGATCGACTGCAACCAGTGGAAGCGGGATTACGCCAACTGCACACGCTTTGAGAAGAATCCCACCGACACGAAGAGTGCTTTGGAGCTGATACAAAGTGAGGCGAGCCGACGAGAGGAACGCATGCGGGCCCACTACAGCAATAACGTGTGGACCAAACGCACGGCACCACCCGAAGATTGGTCAAAACCACTGCCCGAACATATGCTAAAGGAGTATGAAGGATCGTATCTCGCTGCGAAAGCCAAAGAACTGCGCGGTGGACCGCAGACAGCGGACAGCGATAGTTTTTCTTGCTCGATTATGTGA
- the LOC128268322 gene encoding recQ-mediated genome instability protein 1-like, with the protein MIQNENSRIQHVKLRFAREFNIKVIDDWLTGCVSFCLEENPGTSNEDLFQFAFSQWLLADLNEIGVSMLPPGFNGKTEKQVLNGTFPVQLHQLIDIAESAYDQWRNMHDKKLDEADDEVQMRKSQATHTKKRRMLKLTLTDGKQTFCAVEHNPIKCLTTKLAPGVKLLLTGPLRSVNSVVFLEPKNVRVLGGELDVLLISNAYENVLLRAMNKAITQNPKIDYEEADVVENRGRPNSYGHIKPITMDSHSGQTEGKAHRISPRVSVDDADDDSLLLAVDLDSIERSQPRSSFGAGSKPEQVPAISTLMDDDEMDQLVHLINDPCEPEIMNHQVSSTRHSQSSPVQPKPSLRPPPRPVEADEEDIDMMNMLEDQIQNELRGLQPPPFLEEPEELEVPQQKRTRLVSGYPAPPVSEVPCETANNTATLWDARGAEENSATISTPSQASKKFDDFSASFVFDDSMDCLELHDAPKTSTPPISILSPAYPFRIEGTSLSTIEQIAALTDSERAGASFVVYGEVSDVIEPPRIRQHVWQLGLMLTDHSLPMLSVLLHTTVTQSLVRTEHDPGALMRMNRTDREGALQLLDTILGELNEVLQEIKCFWRVVYPGPGASASELPTVTDTYRMNDERGAILLDKIVKENCSQLRQML; encoded by the exons ATGATCCAAAACGAGAATAGTCGCATACAGCATGTGAAGCTACGGTTTGCCCGGGAGTTCAACATCAAAGTAATCGACGACTGGCTCACTGGATGTGTATCGTTTTGTTTGGAAGAAAACCCCGGAACGTCCAATGAGGATCTGTTCCAGTTCGCGTTCAGCCAATGGTTGTTGGCGGACCTTAATGAAATCGGGGTGTCGATGCTGCCACCGGGATTTAATGGAAAGACCGAGAAGCAAGTGCTGAATGGCACATTTCCCGTCCAATTGCACCAGTTGATCGACATCG CCGAGTCTGCTTATGATCAGTGGAGAAACATGCACGATAAAAAATTGGACGAAGCCGACGACGAAGTGCAGATGCGAAAAAGTCAAGCAACTCACACCAAAAA GCGCCGAATGCTAAAGCTTACCCTTAccgatggaaaacaaacgttcTGTGCTGTGGAACACAACCCGATCAAGTGTCTCACCACAAAGCTAGCCCCGGGTGTGAAGCTACTTCTAACGGGTCCGCTGCGCAGCGTCAACAGTGTGGTGTTTCTGGAGCCCAAAAATGTGCGTGTCCTCGGTGGTGAACTGGATGTTTTGCTGATCAGTAACGCGTACGAAAACGTGCTTCTTCGAGCTATGAACAAAGCGATAACACAGAATCCCAAGATCGACTACGAAGAAGCGGATGTGGTTGAGAACCGTGGGCGACCTAACAGCTACGGTCACATCAAGCCAATCACGATGGATAGCCACTCGGGACAGACCGAAGGAAAAGCGCACAGGATATCCCCACGGGTCTCTGTTGATGACGCGGACGACGATTCCTTGTTACTGGCTGTCGATCTGGACTCGATAGAAAGGAGCCAACCACGGAGTTCTTTTGGTGCTGGAAGCAAACCAGAGCAAGTGCCGGCCATAAGTACACTGATGGATGATGACGAAATGGATCAGTTGGTGCATCTGATAAACGATCCGTGTGAACCGGAAATCATGAACCATCAAGTGTCCTCGACGAGACATTCGCAATCCTCACCGGTGCAGCCCAAACCGTCCTTGAGACCACCACCGCGTCCCGTGGAAGCGGATGAAGAAGACATAGACATGATGAACATGCTAGAGGATCAGATTCAAAACGAGCTGCGCGGTTTGCAACCACCACCGTTCTTGGAAGAACCGGAAGAACTTGAAGTTCCGCAACAAAAGAGAACTCGTCTGGTCAGCGGTTATCCAGCACCTCCCGTATCAGAGGTACCTTGTGAAACGGCCAATAACACTGCCACACTGTGGGATGCTCGGGGGGCGGAAGAAAATTCGGCGACCATTTCCACCCCGTCCCAGGCCAGTAAAAAATTCGACGATTTCAGCGCTTCGTTTGTGTTCGACGACAGCATGGACTGTTTGGAGTTGCATGATGCACCCAAAACAAGCACACCGCCCATCAGTATCCTCTCCCCAGCCTATCCATTCCGTATCGAGGGAACGAGCTTGAGTACGATCGAACAGATCGCGGCACTCAcggacagcgagcgagcaggTGCAAGCTTCGTCGTGTACGGGGAAGTGAGTGATGTTATCGAGCCGCCACGCATACGTCAGCATGTATGGCAGTTGGGTCTGATGCTAACGGATCATTCGCTTCCGATGCTGTCGGTTCTGCTGCACACTACCGTGACTCAATCGTTGGTACGCACCGAGCACGATCCTGGTGCGCTGATGCGAAtgaatcgaaccgatcgagaGGGCGCCCTTCAGCTTCTCGACACGATACTGGGCGAACTGAATGAGGTGCTACAGgaaatcaaatgtttttgGCGCGTTGTCTACCCGGGGCCAGGTGCTTCCGCGTCCGAACTGCCAACGGTAACGGACACGTACCGAATGAATGATGAACGCGGAGCTATTTTGCTGGACAAGATTGTCAAGGAGAACTGCAGTCAGCTAAGGCAAATGTTGTAG
- the LOC128278534 gene encoding ATP-dependent DNA helicase Q1-like — protein MDILSALTEEELCAEEKHIAEKLQSVEQKLSRLESQRVKLLQLKETIQHVRVRKQSQNISLQDWEKEDFGWSASVRKVLKEVFHLNDFRPKQLQTINALLSGHDVLLLAPTGGGKSLCYQLPALVTDGLTVVISPLISLMEDQIWSLQKLNISATLLCSSTERSEVTRVLKDFSSASKPSLKLLYVTPERMAKSKRFMSALQKCYKFGHLDRFAIDEVHCCSQWGHDFRSDYKYLGVLKELFPKVPLLGVTATATAKVTEDVQKMLRIQNSLMFVATFNRPNLYYHVLEKPSSKMEQYELLASLLLKRFRKQSGIVYTFSIKDAEDISSELNERGLKVAAYHANLQCATRTQIHHLWVTNSLQAVVATIAFGMGIDKPDVRFVIHHTLSKSMDNFYQETGRAGRDGQRAECILLYHFADMFRISTMMFEEYTGLKNAYSMVEYCINTSECRRKLIAHHFSAVWGPSDCDEMCDRCANRDTAVPREIDALPYLKDLCKIIDRAEQYQTKITPLKLVDAWLHKGPVKLRPDTPAPFITRGVAEQIVAFLILHDHLKEDFVYTPYSTLSYITKGNKKLPGSGEPLSVRAGELQRLLVGTANGTSSEEPAIKRKSNAKRSTSDSTAPNSKRAKSSASRVASEKLDLSALDDENDDLFLTVDNDVIEIDGD, from the exons ATGGATATATTATCAGCTTTAACCGAAGAAGAGCTATGTGCTGAAGAGAAGCACATCGCCGAAAAACTGCAAAGTGTCGAACAGAAGCTCTCTCGTTTGGAATCCCAGCGGGTCAAACTATTGCAACTGAAAGAAACCATACAGCATGTGCGCGTCCGTAAGCAATCGCAGAATATCTCACTGCAGGATTGGGAAAAGGAAGACTTTGGCTGGTCTGCAAGCGTTCGGAAGGTTCTGAAGGAGGTCTTTCACTTGAACGATTTCCGACCGAAGCAGCTACAAACAATCAATGCGCTCCTTTCCGGACACGATGTTTTACTGCTGGCGCCTACCGGTGGTGGCAAGAGCCTGTGCTACCAACTACCGGCCCTCGTTACCGATGGATTGACGGTGGTGATCTCACCATTGATTTCCCTGATGGAAGATCAAATCTGGTCTCTCCAGAAGCTAAACATTTCGGCAACCCTGCTGTGCAGTTCCACCGAAAGGTCTGAAGTTACTCGAGTGCTCAAAGATTTTAGCAGTGCATCGAAACCTAGTCTCAAATTACTCTACGTGACACCGGAGCGGATGGCAAAGAGCAAACGTTTCATGTCGGCCCTCCAAAAGTGCTATAAATTTGGTCATCTTGATCGGTTTGCGATCG ATGAAGTACACTGCTGTTCACAGTGGGGTCACGACTTTCGATCGGACTACAAGTACCTCGGAGTGCTGAAGGAGTTGTTCCCAAAGGTGCCCCTACTTGGCgtcacggcaacggcaacggcaaaagTTACGGAAGATGTGCAGAAAATGTTGCGCATCCAGAACTCGCTGATGTTTGTGGCAACCTTCAATCGCCCGAATCTGTACTATCACGTACTGGAGAAACCGTCGAGCAAGATGGAGCAGTACGAGCTGTTGGCCAGCTTACTGTTGAAGCGTTTCCGTAAGCAAAGCGGCATCGTGTATACATTTTCTATAAAGGATGCCGAGGATATAAGCAGTGAACTGAACGAGCGTGGCCTTAAGGTGGCAGCATACCACGCCAATTTGCAGTGTGCCACGCGAACACAAATCCACCATCTATGGGTCACGAACAGTTTGCAGGCGGTGGTTGCGACGATCGCATTCGGAATGGGCATCGATAAGCCGGACGTGCGCTTCGTGATCCATCACACGCTGAGCAAGAGCATGGATAACTTTTACCAGGAGACTGGCCGCGCCGGGCGGGATGGGCAGCGGGCGGAATGTATTCTGCTGTACCACTTTGCCGACATGTTCCGCATCTCGACGATGATGTTCGAGGAGTACACGGGATTGAAGAATGCGTACTCAATGGTAGAATACTGCATCAACACGAGCGA GTGCCGGCGGAAACTTATCGCCCACCATTTCTCCGCAGTGTGGGGACCGAGTGACTGCGACGAAATGTGCGACCGGTGTGCCAATCGCGATACGGCTGTTCCGCGGGAGATTGACGCACTGCCGTATCTGAAGGACCTATGTAAGATTATCGACCGGGCCGAGCAGTACCAAACGAAGATAACCCCCCTGAAGTTGGTCGACGCATGGCTGCACAAAGGACCGGTGAAACTTCGTCCGGACACGCCGGCACCGTTCATTACTCGGGGTGTGGCGGAGCAGATCGTAGCATTTCTGATATTGCACGATCATCTAAAGGAGGACTTTGTTTACACACCGTACTCCACCCTCAGCTACATCACGAAAGGCAACAAAAAGCTTCCAGGCAGCGGTGAACCGTTGTCAGTTCGTGCCGGTGAGCTTCAGAGGTTATTAGTTGGTACCGCCAACGGTACATCCAGTGAAGAACCGGCAATTAAACGAAAGAGCAACGCGAAACGATCGACATCCGATAGTACCGCACCGAACAGCAAAAGGGCGAAAAGTAGTGCCAGCAGGGTGGCGTCTGAGAAATTGGATCTAAGTGCATTAGATGATGAAAACGATGATCTTTTCTTGACGGTTGATAATGATGTTATCGAAATAGATGGTGATTAA
- the LOC128269473 gene encoding mitochondrial uncoupling protein 2-like — MSFQRRTSEKTTELTASVPVKLLTAGTAACFADFLTFPLDTAKVRLQIQGEQPLRTVAMTPAVNTPASLKLNPMPVPATQHVQYRGLVGTITTITRQEGFRTLYNGLSAGLQRQLCFCSIRLGLYDTVKTFYGSILKENEAGLQIGTRVLAGLTTGGAAVLVAQPTDVVKVRFQAATRSSTGRRYASTLEAYRTIHREEGVRGLWRGAMPNVGRNAIVNVAEIVCYDVVKDCLLLYAHMPNDIRCHFSAAVVAGLAATVVASPVDVVKTRYMNSPRGQYRGAIDCAIRMGAKEGMAAFYKGFVPSFARLVSWNIVMWISYEQLKLAVFNRS; from the exons ATGAGTTTTCAACGACGCACCTCGGAAAAGACGACAGAGCTAACGgcttcggtgccggtgaagcTCCTGACGGCCGGCACTGCGGCTTGCTTTGCCGACTTCCTCACATTCCCGCTTGATACAGCCAAGGTTAGGTTACAG ATTCAAGGCGAACAACCGTTGCGTACGGTGGCTATGACACCGGCCGTCAACACACCGGCCTCGCTAAAGCTGAACCCTATGCCCGTACCTGCAACCCAGCACGTTCAGTACCGTGGTCTGGTCGGTACGATCACGACCATCACCCGCCAGGAAGGTTTCCGCACGCTGTACAATGGCCTTTCGGCGGGCCTGCAACGCCAATTGTGCTTCTGCTCGATCCGACTCGGTCTATACGATACCGTTAAGACGTTCTATGGTTCCATCCTCAAAG AAAATGAAGCTGGTCTTCAGATAGGAACCCGAGTTTTGGCCGGCCTCACAACGGGCGGTGCGGCCGTGTTGGtcgcccaaccgaccgatgtgGTAAAGGTACGGTTCCAGGCGGCAACGCGTTCGTCCACCGGTCGTCGGTACGCTTCAACGCTCGAAGCTTACCGTACGATTCACCGGGAGGAAGGTGTGCGCGGGTTGTGGCGCGGCGCAATGCCCAACGTGGGACGGAACGCAATCGTCAACGTGGCCGAGATCGTGTGCTACGACGTCGTCAAGGATTGTCTGCTCCTGTACGCCCATATGCCCAACGATATTCGGTGTCACTTttcggccgccgtcgttgctGGACTGGCCGCGACGGTAGTGGCCTCACCGGTGGACGTGGTCAAGACGCGTTACATGAACTCGCCGCGCGGGCAGTACCGCGGTGCTATCGACTGTGCCATCCGGATGGGCGCCAAGGAGGGTATGGCGGCATTCTACAAGGGTTTCGTGCCGTCCTTTGCGCGGCTCGTTTCGTGGAACATCGTGATGTGGATTTCGTACGAGCAGCTGAAGTTGGCCGTTTTCAATAGAAGCTAA